One region of Vescimonas fastidiosa genomic DNA includes:
- a CDS encoding sensor histidine kinase: MKNIKLRIVYLILGAALLLFALFMLAVNLIIPAHFVSEAKKALISEAQYQNRTIPYTDEEPIYDEGEEEGNFFTPSIVFLELDDGYRPNTWNRDTYRLEKKLLEYCAGRDIALNQCYTFKTDRHHLIFMSVQEDYGDGEEPYSYIMYIDIGPITRYIVTLNWAFFGVLLAISSVMCLLGFRFGRDIEKEAERQQTFFQNASHELKTPLMAIQGYAEGIQAGVMDAGGAAEVILEESDRMTELVEELLDISKIDMGRQQLVFSEMDIRELLYDSIRAVEPAAAGGIAIVPDFPEEPVMVSCDDTQLRRAVTNILSNGVRYARSQLRLTCRTDKRHVTIRIQDDGNGIAEEDIPHIFDRFYMGKSGKSGIGLALTREIIHLHKGTIRAYNGDTGAVFEISIPVSR; this comes from the coding sequence ATGAAAAACATCAAGCTGCGGATCGTGTATCTGATCCTCGGTGCGGCACTGCTGCTCTTTGCACTGTTCATGCTGGCGGTGAACCTCATCATACCTGCCCACTTTGTGAGTGAGGCAAAAAAGGCGCTCATCAGCGAGGCACAGTACCAGAACCGCACCATCCCCTATACCGACGAAGAACCGATCTATGACGAGGGCGAGGAGGAGGGGAATTTCTTTACCCCCAGCATCGTCTTTTTGGAACTGGATGACGGATACCGACCTAACACATGGAACCGGGATACCTATCGCCTGGAGAAAAAATTGCTGGAATATTGTGCCGGACGGGATATTGCACTCAATCAATGCTATACCTTCAAAACGGACAGGCATCACCTGATATTCATGTCCGTGCAGGAGGATTACGGCGATGGGGAGGAACCCTACTCCTATATCATGTACATAGACATCGGCCCCATCACCCGCTATATCGTGACGCTGAACTGGGCGTTCTTTGGGGTGCTGCTGGCGATCTCCTCCGTCATGTGCCTGCTGGGGTTCCGGTTTGGCAGGGATATTGAGAAGGAAGCGGAGCGGCAGCAGACCTTCTTCCAGAATGCCTCCCACGAGCTGAAAACACCGCTGATGGCGATACAGGGCTATGCGGAGGGCATACAGGCGGGCGTAATGGATGCGGGTGGCGCTGCGGAGGTGATCCTGGAGGAAAGCGACCGCATGACGGAGCTGGTGGAAGAGCTCCTGGACATCTCGAAAATCGATATGGGGCGGCAGCAGCTTGTCTTTTCAGAGATGGATATTCGGGAGCTGCTATACGACAGCATACGCGCCGTGGAGCCGGCAGCCGCCGGCGGCATCGCAATCGTGCCGGATTTCCCCGAGGAGCCCGTTATGGTCAGCTGCGATGATACCCAGCTGCGCAGAGCCGTTACCAATATCCTGTCCAACGGCGTGCGCTATGCCCGCAGCCAGCTGCGCCTGACCTGCCGCACGGACAAGCGGCATGTGACGATACGGATACAGGACGACGGGAACGGCATCGCCGAGGAAGATATTCCCCACATCTTCGACCGCTTTTACATGGGCAAAAGCGGAAAATCCGGCATCGGCCTTGCCCTGACCCGGGAGATCATCCACCTGCATAAAGGGACGATCCGCGCTTACAACGGAGACACCGGCGCTGTTTTCGAGATCTCCATTCCGGTGAGCAGATAA
- a CDS encoding YcxB family protein, whose protein sequence is MLDVRMLISLLVEVMLLSVLLFQDRFNGMIARKNTLAGTKEYHVAFGEDSYTVVTAATTSTFRYELIDALAESQDYIILLMKKRYVQPLDKRTLTGGTVEEFKRFLKEKTGKMFRRVK, encoded by the coding sequence GTGCTTGATGTCAGAATGTTGATTTCCCTGCTGGTAGAGGTGATGCTGCTGTCCGTTCTGCTGTTCCAGGACCGATTCAATGGCATGATCGCCCGCAAAAACACGCTGGCGGGCACAAAGGAATATCATGTCGCATTCGGCGAGGATTCTTATACCGTCGTTACGGCGGCCACCACCTCCACGTTCCGCTATGAACTGATCGACGCACTGGCTGAGTCGCAGGACTACATCATCCTTCTGATGAAGAAACGCTATGTGCAGCCTCTGGACAAGCGCACTCTTACCGGCGGGACGGTGGAGGAATTCAAACGATTTCTTAAGGAGAAGACCGGAAAGATGTTCCGGCGTGTGAAATGA
- a CDS encoding YwaF family protein, producing MNEFTITPFRGLHLLLLLLTAAAVLLIFLLLRGKPEARRSRFLIGVCLFNLALFTVYKLSLSMDAAYVRAYYPNGFNIFNELPLHLCNINLFLIPLGVWKRNRSIMGFSFFVAPLGALMALLFPEPLFSGFSLFLPRIFGYYVTHALLVVCGLSLATLGFYRPDPKDIPRILKTFGLLAVGAHLINLLLRLTLCPEANYFFTYGAEIGVLKLFWRIIPAPLLYGLPAPLILAGYMYAVCALSRLTQRAEEVPFS from the coding sequence ATGAACGAATTTACTATAACGCCCTTTCGCGGGCTGCATTTGCTTCTGCTTTTGCTTACGGCAGCGGCGGTGCTGCTCATATTCTTGCTGCTGCGCGGAAAACCGGAGGCACGTCGCTCCCGGTTTCTGATCGGCGTGTGCCTTTTTAATCTTGCGCTGTTTACCGTCTACAAGCTCTCGCTGTCCATGGACGCAGCGTATGTCCGTGCCTACTATCCCAATGGCTTCAACATTTTCAATGAGCTGCCGCTGCACCTATGCAACATCAATCTGTTCCTGATCCCGCTGGGAGTGTGGAAGAGGAACCGCTCGATCATGGGGTTTTCCTTCTTTGTAGCGCCCCTTGGCGCACTGATGGCGCTGCTCTTCCCGGAGCCGCTGTTCTCCGGCTTTTCGCTGTTCCTGCCGAGAATTTTTGGCTACTATGTGACACACGCTCTCCTTGTTGTCTGCGGCCTGAGTCTGGCGACGCTGGGCTTTTACCGCCCCGACCCCAAGGATATCCCGCGGATCCTCAAGACCTTTGGCCTGCTTGCCGTAGGCGCTCATCTTATCAATCTCCTGTTACGCCTCACGCTCTGCCCGGAGGCGAACTACTTCTTTACCTACGGCGCGGAGATCGGTGTGCTCAAGCTGTTTTGGCGTATCATCCCGGCGCCGCTGCTTTACGGACTGCCGGCACCGCTGATTCTTGCAGGCTATATGTACGCGGTCTGTGCGTTGTCCCGCCTGACGCAAAGGGCGGAAGAAGTGCCTTTTTCATAG
- a CDS encoding Crp/Fnr family transcriptional regulator, producing the protein MKEFFPVLHMAALFSGISDEELAVMLSCLGARIDTFPKGSRLLRAGDAVEDVGLVLAGSALIVQEDIWGNRNILSKAGPGQTFAEVFACAPGAVLNVSVEAESAVTVMFLHIRRVLSVCPSACSHHSRIIRNLLGELAEKNLRLNEKLTHMGQRTTRAKLMSYFSAEAQRRGDYEFDIPFSRQQLADYLGVERSGLSLELGKMRDEGLLDFHKSHFLLKAPETDGLPPSAR; encoded by the coding sequence ATGAAAGAATTTTTTCCGGTGCTCCATATGGCGGCGCTTTTCTCCGGCATTTCCGACGAGGAGCTTGCCGTCATGCTCTCCTGCCTTGGGGCGAGGATCGACACCTTTCCAAAAGGCTCCCGCCTGCTCCGCGCCGGAGACGCGGTGGAAGATGTGGGCCTTGTGCTGGCGGGCAGTGCCCTCATCGTGCAGGAGGACATCTGGGGAAACCGCAACATCCTCTCCAAGGCCGGGCCGGGGCAGACCTTCGCGGAGGTGTTCGCCTGCGCGCCGGGAGCGGTGCTGAATGTGAGCGTGGAGGCGGAGAGCGCGGTGACGGTGATGTTTCTGCACATAAGGCGCGTTTTGAGCGTGTGCCCCTCCGCCTGCTCCCACCATAGCCGGATCATCCGCAACCTGCTGGGCGAGCTGGCGGAGAAGAACCTGCGGCTCAATGAAAAGCTCACCCATATGGGCCAGCGCACCACGCGGGCAAAGCTGATGTCCTATTTTTCCGCCGAGGCGCAGCGCCGGGGCGACTACGAGTTCGACATTCCGTTCTCCCGCCAGCAGCTTGCGGATTACCTCGGTGTGGAGCGCAGCGGACTGTCGCTGGAGCTTGGAAAAATGCGGGATGAGGGCTTGCTCGACTTTCATAAAAGCCACTTTCTTCTCAAGGCGCCAGAGACGGACGGTCTTCCTCCTTCTGCGCGTTAA
- a CDS encoding ATP-binding protein, whose product MKRRIIEIDENKCNGCGACAAACHEGAIAMVDGKARLMRDDYCDGLGDCLPTCPTGAITFVEREAAAYDEQAVMENKQRKMRKEGMTLPCGCPGSQSRNIQRQDAPAVEVPQTQQVSRLSQWPVQIKLVPVNAPYFDGARLLIAADCTAYAYAAFHERFIKGHITLVGCPKLDSVDYSEKLTEIIRENDIKSVTVVRMEVPCCGGLEMAAKKALRQSGKFIPWQVVTVTVDGRLKED is encoded by the coding sequence ATGAAACGACGGATCATCGAGATCGACGAGAATAAGTGCAACGGCTGCGGTGCCTGCGCCGCCGCCTGTCACGAGGGCGCCATCGCCATGGTGGACGGCAAGGCGCGGCTCATGCGGGACGATTACTGCGACGGCTTGGGCGACTGTCTGCCCACCTGCCCCACCGGGGCCATCACCTTCGTGGAGCGGGAGGCGGCGGCCTATGACGAGCAGGCCGTCATGGAAAATAAGCAGCGGAAAATGCGGAAGGAGGGCATGACCCTGCCCTGCGGCTGCCCCGGCAGCCAGTCCCGGAATATTCAGCGCCAGGACGCGCCCGCCGTGGAAGTGCCGCAAACCCAGCAGGTGAGCAGACTCTCCCAGTGGCCGGTGCAGATCAAGCTGGTACCGGTGAACGCCCCATATTTTGACGGCGCGCGGCTCCTGATCGCCGCCGACTGCACCGCCTACGCCTACGCCGCCTTTCACGAGCGGTTCATCAAGGGGCACATCACCCTCGTGGGCTGCCCCAAACTGGACAGCGTGGACTATTCCGAAAAGCTGACGGAGATCATCCGGGAGAACGATATCAAGAGCGTCACCGTCGTCCGCATGGAGGTACCCTGCTGCGGCGGGCTGGAGATGGCGGCGAAAAAGGCACTCCGGCAGAGCGGGAAGTTCATTCCGTGGCAGGTCGTCACCGTGACGGTAGACGGCCGGCTGAAGGAGGACTGA
- a CDS encoding rubredoxin produces MKYVCTVCGWEYDESAGYPEGGIAPGTPWSEVPEDFECPLCGVGKDSFEEA; encoded by the coding sequence ATGAAATACGTTTGCACCGTTTGCGGTTGGGAATACGACGAGAGCGCAGGTTACCCGGAGGGTGGCATCGCCCCCGGTACGCCATGGAGCGAGGTACCGGAGGATTTTGAATGCCCCCTGTGCGGCGTGGGTAAGGACAGCTTCGAGGAGGCGTGA
- a CDS encoding DUF2249 domain-containing protein, producing MSYENWKGKAQWFQTMDVRHIQGSFFEGLKKRAEALEVGEGLHIIQTFEPHPLYAVMEGLGYEHHTEQRGEAEFHVWFCRVEKKEGDSSAPFKPLALLNYPMIKVSASVR from the coding sequence ATGAGTTATGAAAACTGGAAGGGCAAAGCACAGTGGTTTCAGACCATGGATGTGCGCCATATACAGGGTAGCTTTTTTGAAGGGCTGAAGAAAAGAGCCGAGGCGTTGGAAGTGGGCGAAGGATTACACATCATCCAGACCTTTGAGCCGCATCCACTGTACGCTGTCATGGAGGGCTTGGGCTACGAGCACCACACCGAGCAGCGGGGTGAGGCGGAGTTCCATGTCTGGTTCTGCCGTGTGGAGAAGAAGGAAGGCGACAGCTCCGCTCCCTTCAAGCCGCTGGCTCTTTTGAACTATCCCATGATCAAAGTATCTGCATCCGTCCGATGA
- a CDS encoding KilA-N domain-containing protein, with amino-acid sequence MAKKYDAANPSYLIQSWLRSRNTVEFLATWERKHNSNFNEDAFQRITVDAKTPQFTLTPKKWIDLTNAIGIISKQGKSGGTMAHPFIACDFEMWNDAEFRFEVVRAFINSRTEIQNEIE; translated from the coding sequence ATAGCAAAAAAATATGATGCAGCCAATCCGAGTTACTTAATACAAAGCTGGCTGAGAAGCCGTAACACGGTTGAGTTTCTGGCAACATGGGAAAGAAAGCATAATTCGAATTTTAATGAAGATGCTTTTCAAAGAATAACAGTCGATGCCAAAACTCCACAGTTCACCTTGACGCCAAAGAAATGGATTGACCTGACAAATGCTATTGGAATAATATCCAAGCAAGGTAAAAGCGGCGGGACAATGGCACATCCGTTTATTGCTTGCGATTTTGAGATGTGGAATGATGCAGAGTTCAGATTCGAAGTGGTGAGGGCTTTTATCAACTCAAGAACGGAAATTCAAAATGAAATTGAGTAA
- a CDS encoding oleate hydratase, whose amino-acid sequence MYYSAGTYEAFAHPEKPKDVDKKSAYIIGTGLAGLTAAFYLVRDGQMKGEHIHVFEKLDLAGGSCDGRKDITKGFFMRGGREMDNHFEVMWDTFRDVPSIETPGVSVLDEYYWLNKHDPNYSLCRASINCGEDAHTDKQFKLDKDSAMALSKLFMTPEKDLEDKKISDVLPDSFWSTNFWLYWQTMFAFQRWSSALEMKRYLCRYVHHIDGLPDFSALRFTKYNQYESMILPLVKYLESHGVRIEYGMDVKNVIIETVGDKKIARQIVYVKDGQEQTIDLIEDDLVFITNGCCTDTSCYGDQTHAPDLSGVKNGYGESWDMWKAIAAQAEHGEYGNPDKFCSDVDATNWMSATVATSNEEIIQHIMNICKRDPRSGKVTTGGIVTVKDSTDNWYLSWTINRQPQFKSQDKNMVLVWLYSLNTNKEGNFVKKAMRNCTGEEVCREWLYHIGVPTEKIHALAHDACNTTTCFMPYINAFFQPRKESDRPKVVPDGAVNFAFIGQFAETPRDTIFTTEYSMRTGMESVYTLLDIDRGVPEVWGSKYDVRELLRACYYAIDKKPIREAPLSFKEKELLKIVLKKVKGTDIEILLKESGLID is encoded by the coding sequence ATGTATTACTCTGCAGGAACTTATGAAGCCTTTGCCCATCCCGAAAAGCCCAAGGATGTAGATAAAAAGTCGGCCTACATCATCGGCACCGGCTTGGCCGGCCTGACCGCCGCCTTTTATCTGGTGCGCGACGGGCAGATGAAGGGCGAACATATCCATGTATTTGAAAAGCTGGACCTGGCCGGCGGCAGCTGCGACGGCCGCAAGGACATTACCAAGGGCTTCTTCATGCGCGGTGGCCGCGAGATGGATAACCATTTTGAGGTCATGTGGGACACCTTCCGGGATGTACCCTCCATCGAGACGCCGGGTGTTTCCGTGCTGGATGAGTATTATTGGCTCAATAAGCACGACCCCAACTACTCTCTGTGCCGTGCCAGCATAAACTGCGGCGAGGATGCCCATACCGACAAGCAGTTCAAGCTGGATAAGGACTCTGCCATGGCGCTGTCCAAGCTGTTTATGACCCCGGAAAAGGATCTGGAGGACAAAAAGATCTCCGATGTACTGCCGGATTCCTTCTGGAGCACCAACTTCTGGCTGTACTGGCAGACCATGTTCGCCTTCCAGCGCTGGTCCAGTGCTCTGGAGATGAAGCGGTACCTGTGCCGCTATGTCCACCACATCGACGGCCTGCCCGATTTCAGCGCCCTGCGCTTTACCAAATACAACCAGTATGAGAGCATGATCCTGCCGCTGGTGAAATATTTGGAGTCTCATGGTGTACGCATTGAATACGGCATGGATGTGAAGAATGTCATCATCGAAACCGTGGGTGACAAGAAGATCGCCCGTCAGATCGTCTATGTCAAGGACGGTCAGGAGCAAACCATTGACCTCATCGAGGACGACCTGGTGTTCATCACCAACGGCTGCTGCACCGATACCTCCTGCTATGGCGATCAGACCCATGCACCGGACCTGTCCGGCGTGAAAAACGGATATGGTGAGTCCTGGGATATGTGGAAGGCTATTGCTGCCCAGGCTGAGCACGGTGAATACGGCAATCCGGACAAATTCTGCTCCGATGTAGACGCCACCAACTGGATGAGCGCCACGGTGGCTACCTCCAACGAGGAGATCATTCAGCACATCATGAATATCTGTAAGCGCGACCCCCGTTCCGGTAAGGTGACCACCGGCGGCATCGTCACGGTAAAGGACAGCACCGATAACTGGTATCTCTCCTGGACCATCAACCGCCAGCCTCAGTTCAAGTCCCAGGACAAGAACATGGTGCTTGTGTGGCTGTATTCACTGAATACCAACAAGGAAGGCAACTTCGTGAAGAAGGCTATGCGCAACTGTACCGGTGAGGAGGTCTGCCGCGAGTGGCTGTACCACATCGGTGTGCCCACCGAAAAGATCCATGCACTGGCACACGATGCCTGCAACACCACCACCTGCTTCATGCCCTATATCAATGCCTTCTTCCAGCCCCGTAAGGAATCCGATCGGCCCAAGGTCGTGCCCGACGGCGCCGTGAACTTCGCCTTCATCGGTCAGTTTGCCGAGACGCCCCGGGACACCATCTTCACCACCGAGTATTCCATGCGAACCGGCATGGAGTCAGTCTACACCCTGCTGGACATTGACCGCGGCGTGCCGGAGGTGTGGGGCAGCAAGTACGATGTGCGGGAGCTGCTGCGTGCCTGCTATTACGCCATCGACAAGAAGCCTATCCGTGAGGCACCTCTGTCCTTCAAGGAGAAGGAACTGCTTAAGATCGTCCTGAAGAAGGTCAAGGGCACCGATATTGAGATTCTGCTGAAGGAAAGCGGACTCATCGACTAA
- a CDS encoding TetR/AcrR family transcriptional regulator — translation MSQVTKRALEQSLKNLLLKKPLTKITVGDIADDCGINRMTFYYHFKDIYDLVEWSCLEDAKRALDENKTYETWQQGLLQIFEAVQANKPFILNVYRCVHREQVEKYLQPLVDRLLLDVVDEEAGEMTVRAEDRQFIAQVYSYIFIGLMLDWIKDDMREDPQQLVDRLAKLIKGSMAEGLSRFKL, via the coding sequence ATGTCACAGGTTACAAAGCGGGCCTTGGAGCAGTCGCTGAAAAATCTGCTGCTGAAAAAGCCGCTGACCAAAATCACGGTGGGCGACATAGCCGACGATTGCGGCATCAACCGCATGACCTTCTATTATCATTTTAAAGATATTTATGACCTGGTGGAATGGTCTTGCCTGGAGGATGCCAAGCGGGCTCTGGACGAGAATAAGACTTACGAAACATGGCAGCAGGGTCTGCTGCAGATTTTTGAGGCGGTTCAGGCGAACAAGCCGTTTATCCTGAATGTTTACCGCTGCGTCCACAGAGAACAGGTTGAAAAATACCTGCAGCCCCTTGTAGACCGGCTTTTGCTGGATGTGGTCGATGAGGAAGCAGGCGAAATGACCGTCCGGGCGGAGGACAGGCAGTTTATTGCCCAGGTCTATTCCTATATATTTATAGGGCTCATGCTGGACTGGATCAAGGATGATATGCGGGAGGACCCGCAGCAGCTCGTGGACCGGCTCGCCAAGCTGATCAAAGGCTCCATGGCAGAAGGCCTGTCTCGATTTAAGCTCTGA
- a CDS encoding lysophospholipid acyltransferase family protein: MKKTQQEKLQARQINPPNGLLYSGLMQIVKLLNRQIHTTFHFKADPRQDSGPYVIISNHASRVDYQFTGPACYPRKLNFVVGYNEFMRFPICLILKWAQAIPKKNFTPDLYCMRQMRRVIQQGGCLCLMPEGMSSITGMAQPVMIGTGKFLKMLGVPVYYTKVSGGYLTYTKHCLDRRVGRVEVTVDRMFTAEELKDLPAQAVEDTMNRLLAHDDYIWNREAQVTFGGKGQMAKNLDTLLYLCPKCGALHRMECCGNQMRCTACGNTVEVDEKYNLRPVGSESQCPELISDWVLLEREKAEEDVKDPTFTYSGHVRVGMLPAYKTLRGEHTSEICGEGQLSLDRSGLHFDGTVKGRPYAFHLTTDQVPTFGMCTDISRFYTFVDGEFIEFYPEGRDVLRWDHLTEEMHRINGGKWQNTPYRHCK, translated from the coding sequence ATGAAAAAGACCCAGCAGGAAAAGCTCCAGGCCCGGCAGATAAATCCGCCCAACGGCCTTCTTTACAGCGGCCTTATGCAGATCGTGAAGCTGCTGAACCGTCAGATCCACACCACCTTTCACTTTAAGGCTGACCCCCGGCAGGACAGCGGCCCCTATGTCATTATCAGCAATCATGCCAGCCGCGTGGACTATCAGTTTACCGGTCCGGCCTGCTATCCCCGGAAGCTGAATTTTGTGGTGGGATACAATGAGTTCATGCGTTTTCCCATCTGCCTGATCCTCAAGTGGGCCCAGGCCATTCCTAAGAAAAATTTCACCCCGGACCTGTACTGTATGCGCCAGATGCGCCGGGTCATCCAGCAGGGGGGATGCCTGTGCCTTATGCCCGAGGGCATGAGCTCTATTACGGGTATGGCTCAGCCGGTGATGATCGGTACGGGTAAGTTTCTGAAAATGCTGGGGGTGCCGGTGTACTATACCAAGGTTTCCGGCGGCTATCTGACCTATACCAAGCACTGCCTGGACCGACGGGTGGGACGGGTCGAGGTGACGGTGGACCGTATGTTCACCGCAGAGGAGCTGAAGGACTTGCCCGCCCAAGCGGTGGAGGATACCATGAACCGTCTCCTGGCCCACGACGACTATATCTGGAACCGGGAGGCCCAGGTGACTTTTGGCGGCAAGGGACAGATGGCCAAAAACCTGGACACGCTGCTGTACCTGTGCCCCAAGTGCGGCGCCCTGCATCGGATGGAGTGCTGCGGCAATCAAATGCGCTGCACTGCCTGCGGTAATACCGTGGAGGTGGATGAAAAGTACAACCTGCGTCCCGTGGGTTCGGAGAGCCAATGCCCGGAGCTTATCAGTGACTGGGTGCTGCTGGAGCGGGAAAAAGCGGAGGAGGATGTAAAGGATCCTACCTTTACATATAGCGGCCATGTTCGGGTAGGGATGCTTCCGGCCTATAAGACCCTCCGGGGGGAGCACACCTCTGAAATTTGCGGGGAGGGCCAGCTCAGTTTGGATCGCTCGGGCTTACACTTTGACGGCACCGTGAAGGGCCGGCCCTATGCCTTTCACCTGACCACGGACCAGGTGCCTACCTTCGGAATGTGTACGGATATCTCTCGGTTTTATACCTTCGTAGACGGGGAGTTTATCGAGTTTTATCCGGAGGGCCGGGATGTGCTTCGCTGGGACCATCTTACAGAGGAGATGCACCGCATAAACGGCGGCAAATGGCAAAATACTCCCTATCGGCATTGCAAGTAA
- a CDS encoding DMT family transporter yields the protein MTQPDHSLLVKGYCMTLLGGLLWSVGGACGQVMFRSCGVTSNWLVPIRLFIGGLITLAVAAIAGNKPLEVLRHKEAWPSLLVFSLLGSALCQYSYYSSVQYANVAFATVISYCSPVVILLWTAIATRKKPRPYELCSVALVVLGAFTCVTHFDLTTLAVPVKGAVWGLISAVCFAFYTVSPRKLMQKYHVLTITGWGMTIGGVVMLLFFRPWHIQGVQFSGKLILLMTCVIILGTVLSFSLFQSGCSIVGSLVGSVLSSVEPIGSVIISVLFLNTTFSWLDLLGFFLILVTIPIMALGKAHEPVG from the coding sequence ATGACTCAACCCGATCACTCTCTCCTGGTCAAGGGCTACTGCATGACCCTGCTGGGCGGCCTGCTCTGGTCCGTGGGCGGTGCCTGCGGTCAGGTGATGTTCCGCAGCTGCGGTGTCACCTCCAACTGGCTGGTGCCCATCCGCCTTTTCATCGGCGGACTGATCACTCTCGCCGTAGCCGCTATTGCGGGAAATAAGCCCCTGGAGGTCCTGCGGCACAAGGAGGCCTGGCCCTCCCTGCTGGTGTTCTCCCTGCTGGGCTCCGCTCTGTGCCAGTATAGCTATTACAGCTCTGTGCAGTACGCCAATGTAGCCTTTGCCACGGTCATCTCCTATTGCAGCCCCGTGGTTATTTTGCTCTGGACCGCCATTGCCACCCGCAAGAAGCCACGCCCTTATGAGCTGTGCAGCGTAGCGCTGGTGGTGCTGGGTGCCTTTACCTGCGTAACGCATTTCGACCTCACCACCCTGGCCGTACCGGTCAAGGGTGCGGTTTGGGGCCTTATCAGTGCGGTGTGCTTCGCCTTTTATACCGTTTCCCCCCGAAAGCTGATGCAGAAGTACCATGTGCTTACCATCACCGGCTGGGGCATGACCATCGGCGGTGTGGTGATGCTGCTTTTTTTCCGTCCCTGGCACATCCAGGGCGTGCAGTTCAGCGGCAAGCTCATTCTGCTCATGACCTGCGTCATCATCCTGGGTACGGTGCTCTCCTTCAGCCTCTTCCAGTCCGGGTGCAGCATCGTGGGCAGCCTGGTGGGCAGCGTACTCTCCTCCGTAGAGCCCATAGGCTCTGTGATTATCTCCGTGCTGTTTCTCAATACCACCTTTTCCTGGCTGGATCTGCTGGGCTTCTTCCTGATTTTGGTCACCATCCCCATCATGGCTCTGGGCAAGGCTCACGAGCCTGTCGGATAA
- a CDS encoding 4'-phosphopantetheinyl transferase family protein encodes MEIRIERREEYSSRKLAAEMLAAAAKTDPENIRFYRGKNGKPLSDLPYFFNCSHSGEYVACVVSRREIGVDLERVRPVHARLMRTLTDREKAWLESLPREEWDRAFLRLWTMKESWIKCRSGVVWEYKQCNFVEENGVLSVKPKGYNFTFPATPEGYVLTVCEKE; translated from the coding sequence ATGGAGATTCGGATTGAGCGGAGAGAGGAATACTCATCCCGGAAGCTGGCGGCAGAAATGCTTGCGGCAGCGGCAAAAACGGACCCGGAGAATATCCGGTTTTATCGGGGCAAAAACGGAAAGCCCCTAAGCGATCTGCCCTATTTTTTTAATTGCAGCCATAGCGGGGAGTATGTGGCTTGCGTGGTAAGTCGCCGGGAGATCGGGGTGGATCTGGAGAGGGTGCGGCCGGTTCATGCACGGCTGATGCGGACGCTGACGGACCGGGAAAAGGCCTGGCTGGAGAGCCTGCCCCGGGAGGAATGGGATCGGGCATTTCTACGCCTTTGGACCATGAAGGAGAGCTGGATAAAGTGCAGAAGCGGTGTAGTTTGGGAATATAAACAGTGCAATTTCGTGGAAGAAAACGGTGTGCTTTCGGTGAAGCCGAAGGGATATAATTTCACCTTTCCCGCAACGCCCGAGGGCTATGTACTGACGGTGTGCGAAAAGGAGTAA